In Halopelagius longus, the following proteins share a genomic window:
- a CDS encoding beta-CASP ribonuclease aCPSF1, with translation MSSVDKQLEELKAEITNELPSDISVSDVKYEGPELVVYTRDPKKFAQNGDLIRKLASKLRKRITVRPDPEALSSPRNAEEQILDVIPEEAGVTDLDFHADTGEVVIEASKPGMVIGRHGSTLRKITQQVGWTPEVVRTPPIESSTVSNVRNFLKQERDDRRQILERVGRQIHREQLSDDEWVRITTLGCCREVGRASFIVSTPETRILVDCGDKPGSDDVPYLQVPEALGAGANSLDAVVLTHAHLDHSALIPLLFKYGYDGPIYTTEPTRDLMGLLTLDYLDVAAKEGRTPPYDSEMVREAIKHCIPLEYGDVTDIAPDVKLTFHNAGHILGSAVSHFHIGDGLYNVAFSGDIHYDDTRLFNGAVNDFPRVETLVLESTYGGRNDYQTDQEDSEEHLIDIINETYEEGGKILIPAFAVGRSQEIMLVLEEAMRSGKIPSMPVHLDGMIWEATAIHTTYPEYLRDELRDRIFHEDENPFLADEFNHIDGGEEERQEVADGDQCIILSTSGMVTGGPIMSWLRHIGPEPDSRLVFVGYQAQGTLGRRIQNGWDEIPVNGRDGMGRSDTLQLKMDVETVDGFSGHADRQGLENFVKTMNPRPEKVLCVHGDERSVQDLSSALYHNYNMRTFAPKNLETFRFK, from the coding sequence ATGAGTTCAGTAGATAAGCAACTTGAGGAATTGAAAGCAGAGATTACGAACGAACTGCCGTCCGACATCTCGGTGTCGGACGTGAAGTACGAAGGGCCGGAACTCGTCGTCTACACTCGGGACCCGAAGAAGTTCGCGCAGAACGGCGACCTCATCCGGAAACTCGCCAGTAAACTGCGGAAGCGAATCACGGTCCGTCCCGACCCCGAGGCGCTTTCGAGTCCCCGTAACGCGGAAGAACAGATCCTCGACGTCATCCCGGAGGAAGCGGGCGTCACGGACCTCGACTTCCACGCGGACACCGGCGAAGTCGTCATCGAGGCGTCGAAGCCCGGGATGGTCATCGGCCGCCACGGGTCGACGCTCCGGAAGATAACCCAGCAGGTCGGGTGGACGCCGGAAGTCGTCCGCACGCCGCCCATCGAGTCCTCGACGGTCTCGAACGTCCGGAACTTCCTGAAGCAGGAACGCGACGACCGGCGGCAGATTCTCGAACGGGTCGGCCGGCAGATTCACCGCGAACAGCTCTCCGACGACGAGTGGGTCCGCATCACGACGCTCGGATGCTGCCGCGAGGTCGGTCGCGCCTCGTTCATCGTCTCGACGCCCGAGACGCGCATCCTCGTGGACTGCGGCGACAAGCCGGGCTCGGACGACGTGCCGTACCTGCAGGTGCCGGAGGCCCTCGGCGCGGGCGCGAACTCGCTCGACGCCGTCGTCCTGACGCACGCCCACCTCGACCACTCCGCGCTCATCCCGCTTCTGTTCAAGTACGGGTACGACGGCCCCATCTACACGACCGAACCGACCCGCGACCTGATGGGACTGCTGACGCTGGACTACCTCGACGTGGCGGCCAAGGAGGGCCGGACGCCACCGTACGACTCCGAGATGGTCCGCGAAGCCATCAAACACTGCATCCCGCTCGAGTACGGCGACGTGACGGACATCGCGCCGGACGTGAAGCTCACGTTCCACAACGCGGGCCACATCCTCGGGTCCGCCGTCTCGCACTTCCACATCGGCGACGGCCTCTACAACGTCGCGTTCTCCGGCGACATCCACTACGACGACACGCGCCTGTTCAACGGCGCGGTCAACGACTTCCCGCGCGTCGAGACGCTCGTTCTCGAATCCACCTACGGCGGTCGGAACGACTACCAGACCGACCAGGAGGACTCCGAAGAGCACCTCATCGACATCATCAACGAGACGTACGAGGAGGGCGGGAAGATACTCATCCCCGCCTTCGCGGTCGGTCGCTCCCAGGAGATCATGCTCGTCCTCGAAGAGGCGATGCGGTCCGGGAAGATTCCCTCCATGCCCGTCCACCTCGACGGGATGATATGGGAGGCGACGGCCATCCACACGACGTACCCCGAGTACCTCCGCGACGAACTCCGCGACCGTATCTTCCACGAGGACGAGAACCCGTTCCTCGCCGACGAGTTCAACCACATCGACGGCGGCGAGGAGGAACGGCAGGAAGTCGCCGACGGCGACCAGTGCATCATCCTCTCCACCTCGGGGATGGTGACGGGCGGGCCCATCATGTCGTGGCTCCGCCACATCGGTCCCGAACCGGACTCCCGGCTCGTGTTCGTCGGGTACCAGGCCCAGGGGACCCTCGGCCGACGCATCCAGAACGGGTGGGACGAGATTCCCGTCAACGGCCGCGACGGCATGGGCCGTTCGGACACGCTCCAACTGAAGATGGACGTCGAAACCGTCGACGGGTTCTCCGGCCACGCCGACCGGCAGGGACTTGAGAACTTCGTGAAGACGATGAACCCCCGACCCGAGAAGGTGCTCTGCGTCCACGGCGACGAACGCTCCGTGCAGGACCTCTCGTCGGCGCTCTATCACAACTACAACATGCGGACGTTCGCGCCGAAGAACCTCGAAACGTTCCGCTTCAAGTGA
- the proS gene encoding proline--tRNA ligase translates to MSDDQELGITESKEYNTGEWYAEVVQKADLANYGPEGMSGFIVTRPRAYAVWERIQSYLDGMFKDTGVQNAYFPMFIPESYLEREKDIVEGFDPEVAWVTHAGHDELEERLAVRPTSESIIAPYMSRWVRSHRDLPLRVNQWASVVRWEATETKPFFRTKEFLWQEGHTAHATEEDAWEETLTRLDQYQSVFEDLLAIPVLRGAKPEHDKFPGADTTTTVEALMPDGKSVQSGTSHHLGTSFAEAFDITYTDEDEESQVAHTTSWGLSWRSMGALIMTHSDDQGLVLPHTVAPEQVVVVPIWQSDTKEKVLEYAEGITEELEEAGVRVELDDRDERNPGFKFNEWELKGVPVRFEIGPNEVDDDVITVVHRPDGESKEIDRENVAETVREEFDEVYAKLYAKAEENLEANVREADSRADILGTIGQHGGYVKAPWCGDEDCEAEIKDQIAAEIVMVPLDDEEAEIHEGESCAICDGDAVETAYFAKTY, encoded by the coding sequence ATGAGCGACGATCAGGAACTCGGGATAACCGAGTCCAAGGAGTACAACACCGGCGAGTGGTACGCCGAAGTCGTCCAGAAGGCGGACTTGGCGAACTACGGCCCGGAGGGGATGAGCGGATTCATCGTCACGCGGCCGCGCGCCTACGCCGTCTGGGAGCGCATCCAAAGCTACCTCGACGGGATGTTCAAGGACACCGGCGTCCAGAACGCCTACTTCCCGATGTTCATCCCCGAGAGCTACCTCGAACGGGAGAAGGACATCGTCGAGGGGTTCGACCCCGAAGTCGCGTGGGTGACCCACGCGGGCCACGACGAACTGGAGGAACGCCTCGCCGTCCGGCCCACCTCCGAGTCCATCATCGCGCCGTACATGTCCCGGTGGGTGCGCAGTCACCGCGACTTGCCCCTCCGCGTGAACCAGTGGGCGTCCGTCGTCCGGTGGGAGGCGACGGAGACGAAGCCGTTCTTCCGCACGAAGGAGTTCCTCTGGCAGGAGGGCCACACAGCCCACGCCACCGAGGAGGACGCGTGGGAGGAGACGCTCACCCGCCTCGACCAGTACCAGTCCGTCTTCGAGGACCTCCTCGCCATCCCCGTCCTTCGGGGCGCGAAACCGGAGCACGACAAGTTCCCCGGCGCGGACACGACGACGACGGTGGAGGCGTTGATGCCCGACGGCAAGTCCGTCCAAAGCGGCACCTCCCACCACCTCGGCACCTCCTTCGCGGAGGCGTTCGACATCACCTACACCGACGAAGACGAGGAGAGTCAGGTGGCCCACACCACCTCGTGGGGCCTCTCGTGGCGGTCGATGGGTGCGCTCATCATGACCCACTCCGACGACCAAGGACTCGTCCTGCCGCACACCGTCGCGCCCGAACAGGTCGTCGTCGTCCCCATCTGGCAGTCCGACACGAAGGAGAAAGTGCTCGAGTACGCCGAGGGCATCACCGAGGAACTGGAGGAGGCGGGCGTCCGCGTCGAACTGGACGACAGGGACGAGCGCAATCCCGGCTTCAAGTTCAACGAGTGGGAACTGAAGGGCGTCCCCGTCCGCTTCGAGATCGGGCCGAACGAGGTGGACGACGACGTGATAACCGTCGTCCACCGCCCCGACGGCGAGAGCAAGGAGATAGACCGCGAGAACGTCGCCGAGACGGTCCGAGAGGAGTTCGACGAGGTGTACGCGAAACTGTACGCGAAGGCCGAGGAGAACCTCGAAGCGAACGTTCGAGAGGCCGACTCCCGCGCGGACATCCTCGGCACCATCGGACAGCACGGCGGGTACGTGAAAGCGCCGTGGTGCGGCGACGAGGACTGCGAAGCCGAGATAAAAGACCAGATAGCCGCCGAAATCGTGATGGTCCCCCTCGACGACGAGGAGGCCGAAATTCACGAGGGCGAGTCCTGCGCCATCTGCGACGGCGACGCCGTCGAGACTGCGTACTTCGCGAAGACGTACTGA
- the gltB gene encoding glutamate synthase large subunit, with protein MTKPQRDTPVVSEGLADPTDQRSNCGVGAVIDLDGGRSHRTVVDGVELLANLEHRGTTGAEENTGDGAGIMIQRPDEFFEAVVEADLPETYAVGSVFMPRDDAAREGLFSIFERSLEAHGLEVFHWRNVPTDNSSLGETALESEPDVWQAFVRPDAEMDAETFDRKLYVARREAENRVGELESAGAARFYVCSLSRKTLVYKGLLKGDQLLEYYPDLADERVKTTLTLVHARFSTNTLGAWHLAHPYRHIIHNGEINTIRGNINWMRARETDLEHPEFGDDLETIKPVTKADQSDTAVVDNAVELLLHSDRELPHVLRMLIPEAYRGDESMSREKRDWYDYHASLVEPWDGPALVAATDGDRVAAVLDRNGLRPCRYDVTTDNRVIMASEVGALDTDPSEIEERGRLQPGQLFMADPVEGRVIPDEEVFDSLTDEKYGEWVEEEQRHLDDVAEDDDYEPRGEVDHLRAHQAAFGYTHDQVNHLIKPMAEDGKDPVGSMGDDTPLSVLSDFNRPLFTYFKQLFAQVTNPPLDYIREELVTSLESRLGHQRNLLDETPEHARQLVLDSPVLTDAQTDAIKNLGDDEDISSAVVDITYETDEEMRDAVERVREEAKAAIEEGANVVVLSDRELGPDRVAIPSLLATGAVHHSLVRNGLRNHAGLVVESGDPREVHHLATLVGYGAGAVNPYLAYQTIGDLVAGPDGAEESEAVAAYKKALEDGLLKTMAKMGISTVESYQGAQIFEAVGLDSDFVAEYFEGTEIRTEGIGIDVIEEDTLTRHAVGFGADPDLERHGEYEHRSDGIHHQWNPKTVGTLQQAVRSGNYEKYREFAELINDQSEELQTLRGLLEFDSDRDPVPVEEVEPVEDIVERFSTAAMSLGSLSPEAHENNSIAMNRLGGKSNSGEGGEPPERFGTEKECNVKQVASGRFGVTSHYLSSADELQIKMAQGSKPGEGGHLPGKKVNEMIAHVRYATPGVGLISPPPLHDIYSIEDLKQLIHDLRTANPDADINVKLVSEAGIGTIAAGVAKANADVVHISGHDGGTGASPKTSIKNAGLPWELGLAEANQMLRATNLRSRIRVTADGGMKTGRDIAVAALLGAEEYVFGTASLVTSGCVMARQCHENTCPVGVATQREDLRKRFPGQPDHVINYMTFMAQELREIMAELGFRTVDEMIGRPSLLRQRETDHEKAKHLDLASVIAEPAEGARYKTEEQAHADLETQLDHKLIEQARPALERGEPVQIREDVSNVDRAVGAMLSNRISDEYGGEGLADGTVDCEFTGIAGQSFGAFLANGVTMRLTGASNDYVGKGLSGGRIVVKTPEDAAYAADENVLIGNVALYGATQGEAYVNGVAGERFAVRNSGVKAVVEGVGDHGCEYMTGGVVAVLGETGRNFAAGMSGGVAYVYDPDDELEAKANTGMVSLSEELEESDEAMLRRLVENHVEYTDSDRATALLDDWANVLGDFVKVMPDAYADVIAENAEADVRRDLPASATAAAADGDTGLAQTSDD; from the coding sequence ATGACCAAGCCACAGAGAGACACCCCTGTCGTTTCGGAGGGGCTCGCCGACCCCACCGACCAGCGCTCGAACTGCGGCGTAGGTGCCGTCATCGACCTCGACGGCGGTCGGAGCCACCGGACCGTCGTCGACGGTGTAGAACTGTTAGCAAACCTCGAACACCGCGGGACGACCGGTGCCGAGGAGAACACCGGCGACGGCGCCGGCATCATGATCCAACGGCCCGACGAGTTCTTCGAGGCCGTCGTCGAGGCCGACCTGCCGGAGACGTACGCCGTCGGTTCGGTGTTCATGCCGCGGGACGACGCCGCGCGCGAGGGACTGTTCTCGATATTCGAGCGCTCGCTCGAAGCCCACGGGTTGGAGGTGTTCCACTGGCGGAACGTCCCCACGGACAACTCCTCGCTCGGCGAGACCGCACTCGAATCCGAACCCGATGTCTGGCAGGCGTTCGTCCGTCCCGACGCGGAGATGGACGCCGAGACGTTCGACCGGAAACTGTACGTCGCCCGCCGCGAGGCCGAGAACCGCGTCGGCGAACTGGAGTCGGCGGGCGCGGCCCGCTTCTACGTCTGTTCGCTCTCGCGGAAGACCCTCGTCTACAAGGGCTTGCTCAAGGGCGACCAACTGCTCGAATACTACCCCGACCTCGCGGACGAACGCGTGAAGACGACGCTGACGCTCGTCCACGCGCGCTTCTCGACGAACACGCTCGGGGCGTGGCACCTCGCGCACCCGTACCGCCACATCATCCACAACGGCGAGATAAACACCATCCGGGGCAACATCAACTGGATGCGCGCCCGGGAGACGGACCTCGAACACCCGGAGTTCGGCGACGACTTAGAGACCATCAAGCCCGTCACGAAGGCCGACCAGTCCGACACGGCGGTAGTAGACAACGCCGTCGAACTCCTGCTTCACTCGGACCGCGAACTCCCGCACGTCCTGCGGATGCTCATCCCCGAGGCGTACCGCGGCGACGAGTCGATGTCCCGAGAGAAGCGCGACTGGTACGACTACCACGCCTCCTTGGTCGAACCGTGGGACGGCCCCGCCCTCGTGGCGGCGACGGACGGCGACCGGGTCGCGGCGGTGCTCGACCGCAACGGCCTCCGCCCGTGTCGCTACGACGTGACCACCGACAACCGAGTCATCATGGCCTCGGAAGTCGGCGCGCTCGATACGGACCCGAGCGAAATCGAGGAGCGCGGCCGCCTCCAACCCGGGCAACTGTTCATGGCCGACCCCGTCGAGGGGCGCGTCATCCCCGACGAGGAGGTGTTCGACTCCCTCACCGACGAGAAGTACGGCGAGTGGGTCGAGGAGGAACAGAGACACCTCGACGACGTCGCGGAAGATGACGACTACGAACCCCGCGGCGAGGTGGACCACCTCCGCGCCCATCAGGCGGCGTTCGGCTACACCCACGACCAGGTGAACCACCTCATCAAGCCGATGGCGGAAGACGGGAAAGACCCCGTCGGGTCGATGGGCGACGACACGCCGCTCTCCGTCCTCTCGGACTTCAACCGGCCGCTCTTTACCTACTTCAAGCAGCTGTTCGCGCAGGTGACGAACCCGCCGTTAGACTACATCCGCGAGGAACTCGTCACCTCCTTGGAGTCCCGACTCGGCCACCAGCGGAACCTCTTAGACGAGACGCCGGAACACGCCAGACAGCTCGTCTTGGACTCGCCCGTCCTGACGGACGCCCAGACGGACGCGATCAAGAACCTCGGCGACGACGAGGACATCTCCTCGGCCGTCGTGGACATCACCTACGAGACGGACGAGGAGATGCGCGACGCCGTCGAACGCGTCCGCGAGGAGGCGAAGGCGGCAATCGAAGAGGGGGCGAACGTCGTCGTCCTCTCGGACCGCGAACTCGGCCCGGACCGCGTCGCGATTCCGAGTCTGCTGGCGACGGGCGCGGTCCACCACAGTCTCGTCCGGAACGGCCTCCGGAACCACGCCGGACTCGTCGTCGAGTCGGGCGACCCCCGCGAGGTCCACCACCTCGCCACCCTCGTCGGCTACGGCGCGGGCGCGGTGAACCCGTACCTCGCCTACCAGACCATCGGCGACTTGGTCGCCGGCCCCGACGGTGCCGAGGAGTCCGAGGCCGTCGCGGCGTACAAGAAAGCGCTCGAAGACGGCCTGCTGAAGACGATGGCCAAGATGGGCATCTCCACCGTGGAGTCCTATCAGGGCGCACAGATCTTCGAGGCCGTCGGCCTCGATTCGGACTTCGTCGCCGAGTACTTCGAGGGGACGGAGATTCGCACCGAGGGCATCGGTATCGACGTCATCGAGGAGGACACGCTCACCCGTCACGCCGTCGGCTTCGGCGCGGACCCCGACTTAGAACGCCACGGCGAGTACGAGCACCGCTCCGACGGCATCCACCACCAGTGGAACCCCAAGACGGTCGGGACGCTCCAACAGGCTGTCCGCTCGGGCAACTACGAGAAGTATCGGGAGTTCGCCGAACTCATCAACGACCAATCGGAGGAACTGCAGACGCTCCGCGGCCTCTTGGAGTTCGACTCCGACCGCGACCCGGTTCCCGTCGAAGAGGTCGAACCCGTCGAGGACATCGTCGAGCGGTTCTCGACGGCCGCGATGTCGCTGGGCAGTCTGTCGCCGGAGGCCCACGAGAACAACTCCATCGCCATGAACCGCCTCGGCGGGAAGTCCAACTCCGGCGAGGGCGGCGAACCGCCGGAGCGGTTCGGCACGGAGAAGGAGTGTAACGTCAAACAGGTCGCCTCCGGCCGGTTCGGCGTCACCTCCCACTACCTCTCCAGCGCCGACGAACTCCAGATCAAGATGGCGCAAGGGTCGAAGCCCGGCGAGGGCGGTCACCTCCCCGGCAAGAAGGTCAACGAGATGATAGCGCACGTCCGCTACGCGACGCCGGGCGTCGGCCTCATCTCGCCGCCGCCCCTCCACGACATCTACTCCATCGAGGACCTCAAGCAACTCATCCACGACCTGAGGACGGCGAACCCGGACGCCGACATCAACGTGAAACTCGTCTCCGAGGCCGGAATCGGCACCATCGCCGCGGGCGTCGCGAAGGCGAACGCGGACGTCGTTCACATCTCCGGCCACGACGGCGGGACGGGCGCGTCGCCGAAGACGTCCATCAAGAACGCCGGCCTGCCGTGGGAACTCGGACTCGCGGAGGCGAACCAGATGCTGCGGGCGACGAACCTCCGCTCTCGCATCCGCGTGACCGCCGACGGCGGCATGAAGACCGGCCGCGACATCGCCGTGGCGGCGCTTCTGGGCGCCGAGGAGTACGTCTTCGGGACCGCCTCCCTCGTCACCTCCGGCTGCGTGATGGCCCGCCAGTGCCACGAGAACACCTGTCCGGTCGGCGTCGCCACCCAACGGGAGGACCTCCGGAAGCGCTTCCCCGGCCAGCCCGACCACGTCATCAACTACATGACGTTCATGGCGCAGGAACTGCGCGAGATAATGGCCGAACTCGGCTTCCGCACGGTGGACGAGATGATCGGCCGCCCCTCTTTGCTCCGCCAGCGAGAGACCGACCACGAGAAGGCGAAACACCTCGACCTCGCGTCGGTCATCGCCGAACCCGCAGAGGGCGCGCGCTACAAGACCGAAGAGCAGGCCCACGCCGACTTGGAGACGCAACTCGACCACAAACTCATCGAGCAGGCGCGACCCGCACTCGAACGCGGCGAACCCGTCCAGATACGCGAGGACGTCTCGAACGTGGACCGCGCCGTCGGCGCGATGCTGTCGAACCGAATCTCCGACGAGTACGGCGGCGAGGGCCTCGCGGACGGCACCGTCGACTGCGAGTTCACCGGCATCGCCGGGCAGTCGTTCGGCGCGTTCCTCGCGAACGGCGTGACGATGCGCCTCACGGGCGCGTCGAACGACTACGTCGGGAAGGGGCTCTCCGGCGGTCGAATCGTCGTGAAGACGCCCGAGGACGCCGCCTACGCCGCCGACGAGAACGTCCTCATCGGCAACGTCGCCCTCTACGGCGCGACGCAGGGCGAGGCGTACGTCAACGGCGTCGCGGGCGAGCGATTCGCCGTCCGCAACTCCGGCGTGAAAGCCGTCGTCGAAGGCGTCGGCGACCACGGCTGTGAGTACATGACCGGCGGCGTCGTCGCCGTCCTCGGCGAGACGGGGCGCAACTTCGCCGCCGGGATGTCCGGCGGCGTCGCGTACGTCTACGACCCCGACGACGAACTCGAAGCGAAGGCCAACACCGGCATGGTGTCGCTCTCCGAGGAACTGGAGGAGAGCGACGAGGCGATGCTCCGCCGCCTCGTGGAGAACCACGTCGAGTACACCGACAGCGACCGCGCGACGGCGCTTCTCGACGACTGGGCGAACGTGCTGGGCGACTTCGTGAAGGTGATGCCCGACGCGTACGCCGACGTCATCGCCGAGAACGCCGAGGCCGACGTGCGCCGCGACCTGCCGGCGTCCGCGACGGCCGCCGCCGCCGACGGCGACACCGGCCTCGCACAGACCAGCGACGACTGA
- a CDS encoding NAD-dependent epimerase/dehydratase family protein, producing the protein MDSALVVGGTRFIGRHLVSDLVENGYDVTIFNRGNHENPFEGDESVRRIEGDRKDDGALRRAKAAAEPDAVFDCVAYQPKDVVSATEIFADVDAYVYISSGAAYGAEEIPKREGVTELCPCSDDQLTDDSSESYGPRKAEGDRVVFDAATRGVNAMSVRPTIVYGPYDYTERLDYWLNRVENYDRVVVPGDGTNIWHRAYVEDVASAMRVVAEEGEAGEAYNVGDRRVLTLEETVRTIADAMGTDVEVVHAGERELAAAGLSPDDFVLYREYPHVLDTNKLAALGWDSTPIEEAMARTVEEHRRSDRDGSEHDPGRDAEESVLSILDTL; encoded by the coding sequence ATGGACTCGGCACTCGTCGTCGGCGGCACCCGCTTCATCGGTCGCCACCTCGTCTCCGACCTCGTAGAGAACGGCTACGACGTGACCATCTTCAACCGCGGCAACCACGAGAACCCCTTCGAGGGGGACGAGAGCGTCCGGCGAATCGAGGGCGATAGGAAGGACGACGGCGCCCTCCGGCGGGCGAAGGCCGCCGCCGAACCGGACGCCGTCTTCGACTGCGTGGCGTACCAGCCCAAAGACGTGGTCTCCGCGACGGAAATCTTCGCGGACGTGGACGCGTACGTGTACATTTCGAGCGGTGCGGCCTACGGTGCAGAGGAGATTCCGAAGCGAGAGGGCGTGACGGAACTGTGTCCCTGTTCGGACGACCAGTTGACCGACGACTCCTCGGAGAGTTACGGCCCCCGGAAGGCCGAGGGCGACAGGGTGGTGTTCGACGCGGCGACGCGCGGCGTGAACGCGATGTCCGTCCGCCCCACCATCGTCTACGGCCCGTACGACTACACCGAACGCCTCGACTACTGGCTGAACCGCGTCGAGAACTACGACCGGGTGGTCGTCCCCGGCGACGGGACGAACATCTGGCACCGCGCGTACGTCGAGGACGTGGCCTCGGCGATGCGCGTCGTCGCCGAGGAGGGCGAGGCCGGCGAGGCGTACAACGTCGGCGACAGGCGGGTTCTCACCCTCGAAGAGACGGTCCGAACGATAGCCGACGCGATGGGGACGGACGTGGAAGTCGTCCACGCGGGCGAACGCGAACTCGCCGCCGCCGGACTCTCGCCGGACGATTTCGTCCTCTATCGGGAGTACCCGCACGTCCTCGATACGAACAAACTCGCCGCCCTCGGGTGGGACTCGACGCCGATCGAGGAGGCGATGGCCCGGACCGTCGAGGAACACCGCCGATCGGACAGGGACGGGTCCGAACACGACCCGGGTCGCGACGCCGAGGAGTCGGTGCTCTCGATACTCGACACGCTCTGA
- a CDS encoding HD domain-containing protein, with protein MGVEIKESSVSDEEFEEMKRFVRDYLSASVENEDDGGRMRWYPWHSSEYRFNHILNVVELASKIARREGADVDVVRVAALFHDISKLEAEQEVHAEEGARVAREYLEARAEFPQSFVEQVCDVVSTHSYQGPLTDVSLETRCLIEADILDKVGANGTALMLLRMGYEARTHMEASEMVERVLERGRDATDRIESDAAESIAHQRLKRVKWFREWLEQEVPGMDHEEFGA; from the coding sequence GTGGGCGTTGAGATAAAGGAGTCCTCGGTCTCCGACGAGGAGTTCGAGGAGATGAAGCGGTTCGTGCGGGATTACCTCTCCGCGAGCGTCGAGAACGAAGACGACGGCGGCCGGATGCGCTGGTACCCCTGGCACAGTTCGGAGTACCGCTTCAACCACATCCTCAACGTCGTCGAACTCGCCTCGAAGATAGCCCGCCGCGAGGGTGCGGACGTGGACGTCGTCCGCGTCGCCGCCCTCTTTCACGACATCTCGAAGTTGGAGGCCGAACAGGAGGTCCACGCCGAAGAGGGCGCGCGCGTCGCCCGCGAGTATCTGGAGGCGCGCGCGGAGTTCCCCCAGTCGTTCGTCGAGCAGGTGTGCGACGTCGTCTCGACGCACTCGTATCAGGGTCCGTTGACGGACGTCTCCTTGGAGACGCGGTGTCTCATCGAGGCGGACATCCTCGATAAGGTGGGTGCCAACGGCACGGCGTTGATGCTCCTGCGGATGGGCTACGAGGCGCGCACCCACATGGAAGCCTCCGAGATGGTCGAACGCGTCCTCGAACGGGGGCGCGACGCCACGGACCGCATCGAGAGCGACGCCGCCGAGAGCATCGCCCACCAACGACTCAAGCGCGTCAAGTGGTTCCGCGAGTGGTTAGAGCAGGAGGTCCCCGGCATGGACCACGAGGAGTTCGGCGCCTGA
- a CDS encoding ADP-ribosylglycohydrolase family protein, producing the protein MTDCSVRSRARGTLLGLACGDALGRPVEFRTPAGIESEYGRVTEMQGYGTHDRPPGTITDDTEMALCIARSLVERGEFDGEDVARRFLEWFQSGPFDVGLMTADSLAQVREGVAWSDAGREVWESRAEGANAGNGSVMRCVPYALAYRDQPGVLAAVSRASSEITHADPRCTAGCALLNEVVRRLVCDESDPESVVSESLALVDGSGAVPDELWTRVAGLPAETDPETLGYSGYVLATLESGLYHGLSADSFEAAVVEAVNHGDDADTVAAVTGAVAGARFGVDAVPERWTNELAERDELRRLADELLELAPAEY; encoded by the coding sequence ATGACGGACTGCTCCGTCCGTTCGCGGGCGCGAGGGACACTCCTCGGCCTCGCGTGCGGAGACGCCCTCGGCAGACCGGTCGAGTTCCGAACGCCCGCGGGCATCGAGTCGGAGTACGGTCGCGTGACGGAGATGCAGGGATACGGAACCCACGACCGACCCCCGGGGACGATAACGGACGACACGGAGATGGCGCTGTGTATCGCCCGGAGTCTGGTCGAACGCGGCGAGTTCGACGGCGAGGACGTGGCCCGGCGATTCCTCGAGTGGTTCCAGTCCGGCCCGTTCGACGTCGGCCTCATGACCGCAGACTCGCTCGCGCAGGTCCGCGAGGGGGTCGCGTGGTCGGACGCCGGGCGGGAGGTCTGGGAGAGTCGCGCGGAAGGGGCCAACGCCGGCAACGGGAGCGTGATGCGCTGCGTGCCGTACGCACTCGCGTACCGCGACCAACCGGGCGTCCTCGCGGCGGTGAGTCGCGCCTCATCGGAAATTACGCACGCGGACCCGCGGTGTACCGCCGGATGCGCCTTGTTGAACGAGGTGGTTCGCCGCCTCGTCTGCGACGAGTCCGATCCGGAGTCCGTCGTCAGCGAATCGCTGGCGCTCGTCGACGGGAGCGGTGCGGTCCCCGACGAACTGTGGACGCGCGTCGCGGGCCTCCCCGCGGAGACCGACCCGGAGACGCTCGGATACAGCGGGTACGTGTTGGCGACGCTCGAATCCGGACTGTACCACGGACTCTCGGCGGACTCCTTCGAGGCGGCGGTCGTCGAGGCGGTGAACCACGGCGACGACGCCGACACCGTCGCCGCGGTGACGGGCGCCGTCGCGGGCGCGCGGTTCGGCGTCGACGCGGTGCCGGAACGGTGGACGAACGAACTCGCCGAACGCGACGAACTGCGCCGACTGGCGGACGAACTCCTCGAACTCGCGCCGGCGGAGTACTGA